The Paenibacillus sp. genome has a window encoding:
- a CDS encoding histidinol-phosphatase, translating to MIFDLHTHHERCGHAEGGIERYIEAAIERGVGAIGISDHSPYFGHKDDHPFPGIAMAASEFPNYVNEVLRLKEKYAGRIEVLLGVESDFFPEHLDKYKNVYAKYPFDYIIGSVHQVDGVSIFNRNRWKKLTEAEKLATKERYYELIGRSARSGMFDVLGHIDAMKAYYPAFSDIQTEAVDKTLQLIAECDIAIEINTSGKMKEVGGWYPADVILERAHYFGVKVTFGSDAHTPERVADDWEFVRQKLKEIGYKEWCYFRQRKRVTVEL from the coding sequence ATGATATTCGATCTGCATACGCATCACGAGCGCTGCGGTCACGCAGAAGGCGGGATCGAGCGCTACATCGAGGCCGCGATCGAACGCGGCGTCGGCGCGATCGGCATCTCGGACCACTCGCCGTATTTCGGCCACAAGGACGATCACCCGTTCCCGGGCATCGCCATGGCGGCGAGCGAATTTCCGAATTACGTGAACGAAGTGCTGCGGCTGAAGGAGAAATACGCGGGGCGCATCGAAGTGCTGCTCGGGGTCGAGTCCGACTTTTTTCCCGAGCATCTGGACAAATACAAGAACGTCTATGCGAAATACCCGTTCGATTATATTATCGGCTCCGTTCACCAAGTGGACGGCGTATCGATCTTCAACCGCAACCGTTGGAAAAAGCTGACCGAAGCGGAGAAGCTGGCAACGAAGGAACGGTACTACGAGCTGATCGGGCGTTCGGCGCGAAGCGGCATGTTCGACGTGCTCGGCCATATCGACGCCATGAAGGCGTACTATCCCGCGTTTTCCGACATCCAGACGGAGGCGGTCGACAAGACGCTGCAGTTGATCGCCGAGTGCGACATCGCCATCGAAATCAATACGTCCGGCAAAATGAAAGAGGTCGGCGGCTGGTATCCGGCGGACGTCATTCTGGAGCGGGCCCATTATTTCGGCGTGAAGGTGACGTTCGGCTCCGACGCGCACACCCCCGAGCGGGTGGCGGACGATTGGGAATTCGTGCGGCAGAAGCTGAAAGAGATCGGCTACAAGGAATGGTGCTACTTCCGGCAGCGCAAGCGCGTGACGGTGGAGCTGTAA
- a CDS encoding Gfo/Idh/MocA family oxidoreductase: MSNKIRIGVIGAGNIGNVHMQEFSKLADQCEITAVTDAYLPLAEARAKEYGIGFVAPSPEALIEDDRVDAVVIGVPNQFHAPLAVHALKANKHVLLEKPMGINAEAARDIMRAARDSDRTLMVAHQMRWEPVPMQIKAQVERGELGRIYTAKTGWYRRKGIPGWGTWFTRMDQSGGGPLIDIGVHMLDLALYLMGNPKPVSVYGSTYAEFGPKRKGIGTWGKPNWDGVYDVEDLATAMIKMEDGSSLTLEVSWAVHMDTDSTPFIHLMGSEGGASYRGSHGKLLTEKFDRPMEVELRAPEQDEGARQRLSKHFLECVREGKQPITSALTGFTNNLVLDAIYESSRTGSEVKLNWDY, translated from the coding sequence ACCAGTGCGAAATTACGGCAGTCACGGACGCTTACTTGCCGCTCGCGGAAGCGCGGGCGAAGGAATACGGGATCGGCTTCGTGGCGCCTTCGCCGGAGGCGTTGATCGAAGACGATCGAGTAGACGCCGTCGTCATCGGCGTGCCGAACCAGTTCCACGCGCCTCTTGCGGTGCATGCGCTGAAGGCGAACAAGCACGTCCTGTTGGAAAAGCCGATGGGCATCAACGCGGAGGCGGCGCGAGACATTATGCGCGCGGCGCGCGATTCGGACCGGACGCTGATGGTCGCCCATCAGATGCGCTGGGAGCCGGTGCCGATGCAAATTAAGGCGCAGGTGGAGCGCGGGGAGCTCGGCCGCATTTACACGGCGAAGACGGGCTGGTACCGCCGGAAGGGCATTCCCGGCTGGGGTACGTGGTTCACGCGGATGGATCAATCGGGCGGCGGCCCGCTCATCGATATCGGCGTTCATATGCTCGACTTGGCGCTGTACCTGATGGGCAACCCGAAGCCGGTCTCCGTTTACGGCTCGACGTACGCGGAGTTCGGGCCGAAGCGCAAAGGCATCGGCACGTGGGGCAAGCCGAACTGGGACGGCGTGTACGACGTCGAGGATTTGGCTACGGCCATGATTAAAATGGAGGATGGCTCTTCGCTGACGCTCGAGGTGAGCTGGGCGGTCCATATGGACACGGACAGCACGCCGTTCATCCACCTGATGGGCAGCGAAGGCGGGGCGTCGTACCGCGGCAGCCACGGCAAGCTGCTGACCGAGAAGTTCGACCGTCCGATGGAGGTCGAGCTGCGTGCGCCGGAGCAGGACGAAGGCGCGCGTCAGCGGCTGTCGAAGCATTTCCTCGAGTGCGTGCGCGAAGGCAAGCAGCCGATTACGTCGGCTCTGACGGGCTTTACGAACAACCTCGTGCTCGACGCGATTTACGAATCGTCGCGCACGGGCAGCGAAGTAAAGCTGAACTGGGACTATTAA
- a CDS encoding sugar phosphate isomerase/epimerase family protein produces the protein MKIGLTRAGLGNIGTDERFIELAGAYGFEAVDVDPLGLIERGGADGARALLEKSGVSIGAMGLPVEWRTTDEAFRAGLAKLQAAAEAGAQLGCTACCTYILPSTDLPAAHFMAQAIRRLRLCAQLLGAYGIRLGLEYVGPHHLRTRWANPYIWTQEETLELIEAIGEPNVGLLLDSYHWYTTGLAADDIAALQPHQIVHVHLNDARDVPVSEALDNDRVYPGEGVIDLPAFLRAVHATGYRGAVSQEVLTPSAPTDPAEALLQRTKAGFDRVFAAAGLR, from the coding sequence ATGAAGATCGGATTGACGCGCGCCGGACTCGGCAATATCGGGACGGACGAACGATTCATTGAACTGGCGGGCGCCTACGGCTTCGAGGCGGTCGACGTCGACCCGCTGGGACTGATCGAGCGGGGCGGAGCGGACGGCGCCCGCGCGCTGCTCGAGAAGAGCGGCGTCTCGATCGGCGCGATGGGACTGCCGGTCGAATGGCGGACGACGGACGAGGCGTTCCGCGCCGGGCTTGCGAAGCTGCAAGCCGCCGCGGAAGCGGGGGCGCAGCTCGGCTGCACCGCATGCTGCACCTACATTTTGCCGTCGACGGACCTGCCGGCCGCCCACTTCATGGCGCAGGCGATTCGCCGGCTGCGCCTGTGCGCGCAGCTGCTCGGGGCGTACGGCATCCGCCTCGGCCTCGAGTATGTCGGTCCGCATCATCTGCGGACGCGGTGGGCGAATCCGTACATTTGGACGCAGGAGGAGACGCTGGAGCTGATCGAGGCGATCGGCGAACCGAACGTCGGCCTGCTGCTCGATTCGTACCACTGGTACACGACAGGGCTCGCCGCCGACGACATCGCTGCGCTGCAGCCGCACCAGATCGTGCACGTCCATTTGAACGACGCGCGCGACGTGCCGGTATCGGAGGCGCTCGACAACGACCGCGTGTACCCGGGCGAGGGCGTGATCGATTTGCCCGCGTTCCTGCGCGCGGTCCATGCGACCGGCTACCGCGGCGCGGTGTCGCAGGAGGTGCTGACGCCGTCCGCGCCGACCGACCCGGCCGAAGCGCTGCTGCAGCGCACCAAAGCCGGCTTCGACCGCGTGTTCGCGGCGGCAGGATTGCGCTGA